A stretch of the Lactuca sativa cultivar Salinas chromosome 9, Lsat_Salinas_v11, whole genome shotgun sequence genome encodes the following:
- the LOC111895452 gene encoding uncharacterized protein LOC111895452, translated as MNKELMEKHHNRARQEKFEVVNSLMVCKMKDSIVSHVQIMQRYIERLVKLNVPFDEELAIDMVLKSFPDCYGLFILTYHLNNTEYMLAQLHKLLQKTTVGMKGESIASTFASAPVLAIGQGKGKKRKVPPKKKWKRKV; from the coding sequence atgaacaaggaacTTATGGAAAAGCACCATAACCGAGCTCGTCAAGAGAAGTTCGAGGTAGTCAACTCACTCATGGTTTGCAAGATGAAGGACTCGATTGTTAGTCATGTGCAAATAATGCAACgttacatagagcgtttggtcaagcttAATGTGCcatttgatgaggaattggccattgacatggtcttgaagtCATTCCCCGATTGTTATGGTCTATTCATcctaacttaccatttgaacaacaccgAGTATAtgttggcccaattgcacaaatTGTTGCAGAAAACTACGGTAGGAATGAAGGGTGAAAGTATAGCCTCCACTTTTGCTAGTGCCccagtcttggctattggacaaggaaaggggaagaagaggaaagttccTCCTAAGAAAAAATGGAAGCGCAAGGTCTAA